From Desulfobaculum bizertense DSM 18034, the proteins below share one genomic window:
- a CDS encoding helix-turn-helix transcriptional regulator, with protein sequence NSRPDPAGVRTGSRGDNAMEDMKGRKLNWKHACDILNCSKSHFYNLVNAGKIPAFRIGKVRAIWVWEKDVRDYMDF encoded by the coding sequence AACAGCAGGCCAGACCCGGCGGGCGTCCGAACTGGTTCGCGAGGAGATAACGCTATGGAAGATATGAAAGGAAGAAAGCTGAACTGGAAGCACGCGTGCGATATTTTGAATTGCTCCAAAAGCCATTTCTATAATCTCGTGAACGCCGGGAAAATCCCTGCATTCCGCATCGGAAAAGTCCGGGCCATATGGGTCTGGGAGAAGGACGTGCGGGACTATATGGATTTTTGA
- a CDS encoding Fic family protein, whose product MVAKPVTKKHLTHKTGKFIFSCEYDEQVISPKIIESRILYSTVSELPILPHIAAKLREDIIKRSIFGTAAIEGNSLSEDEVGALLTADDALKLEGRSELEIGNLKALYALLDGEKQGFWGVTEDFIRDVHRTLTRGIEYFHNSPGNYRNEPVFVGNADHGGRYTPPKTLDDIQTLMGIFVEWMNSEEMTGLDPMIRAALAHFHLAKIHPFQDGNGRSSRFVEAMILDQAGIKYLPQMMSNFYYRNIDEYFIAFSRVIKSKHPEDVTPFLSFYFDGIISSLKEIKEHVTLSIRRLSLKDYYHTLHREKELSQRQLDLLLIALETMLEFSLNDVFSHPVLRALYGGVSVATARRDLKKLKEMGLLLSRSDGKYYRVNMLRLG is encoded by the coding sequence ATGGTTGCAAAACCTGTGACAAAAAAGCATCTTACGCATAAAACCGGGAAGTTTATCTTTTCGTGTGAATATGATGAGCAGGTGATTTCTCCCAAGATCATCGAAAGCCGTATTCTGTACTCAACGGTAAGCGAGTTGCCGATTCTTCCTCATATCGCGGCGAAGCTGAGAGAGGATATAATTAAGCGGTCAATTTTCGGTACGGCTGCAATTGAAGGGAATAGTCTGAGCGAGGATGAAGTCGGAGCACTGCTAACGGCTGACGATGCACTCAAGCTCGAGGGGCGTTCGGAGCTTGAAATTGGCAATTTGAAAGCTCTATATGCCTTGTTGGATGGAGAAAAGCAGGGCTTTTGGGGCGTGACGGAAGACTTCATTCGGGACGTTCACAGGACGCTGACGCGTGGCATTGAGTATTTCCATAACAGTCCCGGTAATTACCGGAATGAGCCGGTTTTTGTGGGCAATGCGGATCATGGTGGGCGCTATACGCCACCGAAGACATTGGACGATATACAGACGCTCATGGGAATTTTTGTTGAGTGGATGAATAGCGAAGAGATGACGGGACTAGATCCGATGATCAGGGCTGCGCTCGCACATTTTCATCTCGCGAAAATTCACCCGTTCCAAGATGGAAATGGCAGATCCTCGCGCTTTGTCGAAGCCATGATTCTTGATCAGGCGGGGATTAAATATCTGCCGCAAATGATGTCGAATTTTTACTATCGGAACATCGACGAGTATTTCATTGCATTTTCGCGGGTGATCAAAAGCAAGCATCCCGAAGATGTGACGCCTTTTTTGAGCTTCTATTTTGACGGCATTATTTCTTCGCTGAAAGAGATCAAGGAGCATGTCACGCTCTCAATTCGTCGCCTGTCTCTAAAGGACTACTATCACACTTTGCACCGCGAGAAAGAGCTTTCGCAGCGACAGCTTGATTTGCTGCTGATTGCACTGGAAACCATGCTGGAATTTTCCCTGAATGATGTGTTTTCGCACCCTGTTTTGCGGGCGCTTTATGGTGGGGTGAGCGTGGCAACAGCTCGGCGTGATCTGAAAAAGCTTAAAGAGATGGGTTTGCTTTTGAGCCGTAGTGACGGGAAATATTACCGCGTGAATATGCTGCGGCTAGGGTAG